The window CGGCGGAAGCGTCGGCGACGACAAAGTCCAACTCGTCCAGGTCGCGTCGGCGACGATAGAAGAGAGCAGTCTCGACGCCGCCAGATACCAGTCGAGTGGGACCGCGTCGTACCCACCAGACTTCGGCGAGACGCGCGAGAGCGACGAGATTCAGTCGCTCACGGTGGACGTGCAGAACGCAGACTCGCTGTTGAACCTCGTCGAAGAGCTCTCGCTGACGCAACTGCGCATCAAGCAGTCCGACGGCGAAGACATCGACGACCACCTGTCGGTGATGGACTCGGTGACGTCCGAACTCCGGCGCACAGTGATGAACCTCCGTCTGATGCCGCTTTCGACGGTCACTGACGGCCTCCCGCGCGTCGTCCGCGACATCGCCCGCGCTCAAGACAAGCGAGTCGCCTTCGACGTGTCCGACGAGGGTGTGGACCTCGACCGGAGTATCGTCGAGAAACTCGGCGACCCACTCGTTCACCTCGTCCGCAACGCGGTCGACCACGGTATCGAATCACCGGACGAACGCGTCCAACAGGGCAAGCCACGCGAAGGAACCATCGAACTCCGTGCGTGGCGAGACCGCGAACGCGTCGTCATCGAAGTCGAAGACGACGGCCGAGGCATCAGTGCCGAACGAGTCCGTCAGCAGGCCATCGACCGTGACATCGTCTCCCGCGAGCGGGCCGAACGACTCTCACTCGACGAGGTGTACGACCTCGTCTTCGAACCCGGGTTTTCGACCACCGACGAGGTGACAGACGTCAGCGGCCGGGGTGTCGGGATGGACGCCGTCAGGCGGACCGTCAACTCGCTGGACGGAACAGTCGACCTGAAGAGCGAACCGGGGTCGGGAACCACCGTCCGCGTGCGCCTTCCGGTCTCAGTCGCCGTCGCGAAGATGCTCTTCGTCGACGTCGGTCCCGAGCAGTACGCGATTCCGGCGAGCGTCGTCGACGACGTCGAAGTCGTAGACGAGACCGACCTCCCGGGCGATGGAACGGTCGCCATCGAGTGGCCCGACCACGTCGCAGACTACCCCGAACACATCCCACTGCTCCGTCTCGGAGAAGAACTGGGTGTCGAGGACGAGACTGACGGCGCCGCCGACAGAGGCGACACCGACGACGGCGAACCGGGCGCCGGGAAGCGCGTCCTCGTCCGACTGGCCCCGGAGACGCGGAACGCTGCCCTCCTCTGTGACGGGGTGGACGACGCACGCGAAGTCGTCGTCAAACCGTACGAGAAACTGCTCGGTGACGTGCCCGGAATCAGCGGGGCGACGATGAGCGGGGATGGCACACTGGTGAACATCGTAGACGTGACTACACTATGACAGAGATGAATCAATCAACGACGGGACAGCACCGAATCGACATCGAAAAGCTCGGCGTCTTGAACTATCTCGGCGAGTTGGGCGTCACCGGTGTCGAATCTCGACTCGGAAAACTGGCCGGAAAATCCACCGCCGTCCGCTCCGAAGTCGTCAAAAACGGGTTCGTCGACGAGGACAGTGTCGACCTGGCGTTCCCGTCGGAGAAGCGACTCGGCGTCAGAGTCGGCCTCAACGGCGTTCCCCACGGGTGCATCCTCGTGTTGTTCCCGCCAGCGAGTGCGAAACGCGCCGTCCGAATGATGCTCGCAGATACCAACGAGGACGTCGCCGACGTGTCGAACGACATGGCGGTCAGTTCCATCGTCGAACTCGGTGGGATGGTCGCAAACGGGTTCCTCGACGCGCTTGCAGACACGTTCGACCAGCACATCGCGACGTGGCCACCGGTCACGCGAAATAGCCAACTGCCACAGATTATCGAGCGAGCAGTCACCGACGAAGACGACAGAGGCCTCTACCTCGAGACGAAGTTCCACATCACGAGCCACGACATCGACGTCGAACTCTACTTGTTCCCGGAGAACGAGGTGTTCGTCGAGATTCTGAACCGCCTCGACATGGACACAGTTGCCGCGGGGGTCGAGTCGTGAAGTTAAACGTCAACGCACTCGGCACGTTCTACGAGATGGCCCGCGAGGGTGCTGGACTCGCCGCGACGCGCCTGAACTCGATGTCGGAGTTCGATAGCCGTGTGAAAGTCACCCGACTCCACTTCACGCACCGCTCTGAGATTCGCAACGAACTCGACGACGGCGGCGAGAAAGTCGGGATTCGTGTCACCATGGACGGCGAACTCTCGGGGACCTCTCTCTTGTTGTTCGACCACGAGAGCGCACTCTCGGTGGCCGGCACACTCGTCGACGACGTGGACGACGAAGCGACCAACGAACTGGCGACGAGCGCCATCGTCGAACTCTGTCACATCATGAACAGTGGGTTCGTCGATGGATGGGCCGACGTGCTGCAGGCGGAAATCGACGTGTCCGCCCCCGAGTACGTCATCGGCGACACGGCGACGGCGTTCATCGACGAGGACGAGTTCACCAACATGCACGAGGAGTTGGCACTCGTCTTCCAGAGCCAAATCGAGACGACCGGGACCGAATTCGGGTTCGAACACTACCTCATCCCCGAACACGACTCTATCTCTCGTCTCTTCGAGACGCAGACGGACGACGAGGGTATCGAGTACGAGAAACTCGCCGGGTTCGACCAGATGGCCCAGCACGGTGCCACCCGCGTCGCCGAAAACCTCACACGGATGACGAACATCGAGATGGGCGTCGACATCCGCCGTATCAACTTCATCTCGCTCGACGCCATCCCGGAGACGGTTCCGAACGAACCACTCGTCAGCGTCGCGTTCAGTTTCAGTGGGACACTCGGCGGGTACCTCCTGTTCCTGTTCGACCCGAAGTCGGCGAACGAACTCGTCGCCGCCACCGTCGGCGAGTCTCCCGGCGGCGGACTCGGTGCCTTCGAGCAGGACGCCATCAAAGAGTTGAGCAACGTCATGACGAGTGGCCTCCTCGACGGGTGGGCGAACATGCTCGACGCGACCATCGACCACTCGACGCCTGCCTACTCTCACGACATGGGTGCCGCAGTCGTCGACCCCCTCATCGTCGGTCTGAGCGAGGTTCAGGAGTTCGCATTCGTCTTCGACACGCGCATCCACGCCGTCGACAGGGAGTTCGACGTGGATATCTACGCGATTCCAGACGAGTCGGACCTCGAAGCGGCACTGGACCGACTCGACGCCCGACGCATCGACGAGTCGCTGGAACACGACGTCGAAGAGACCGAGTTCGAAGCTCAAGAGTTCGACGCCGACGTCGTCGAAGAGATTGCGGCCGGCACGTTCGAGGAGGTCGACGACCTGTGAAGACGTTCGACTTCGGCGACGACGACGTGGAGTCGACTCGCGAAGAACGCCTCGTCGGTGTCTCTGGATATCACGTCACGAGCGAGGGCGAGACGCTCATCGCCTACGGCCTCGGCGCGTGCATCGCCATCGCACTCTGGGATACCGACAGCAAAGTCGGAGCACTCGCACACACACTCTTGCCACGGCAGGACACGGGTCTCGGTGCATCCTCGGGGAAGTACGTCGACGCCGCCATCCAGACGATGCTCCGCGAGATGGTCGAAGCGGGCGCTGGGTACTCGACTATCGAAGCGCGACTCGTCGGCGGCGCGGATATCTTCGAACTCAAAGCGCTCGGCAAGGGTGTCGGCACGAAGAACGTCGCCGTCGCCCGCGAGGAACTCGACCGTCTCGACGTTCCCATCGTCGCCGAAGCGACTGGTGGCGAACACGGTCGAACCGTCGAGTTCGACACCGCGACCGGACGACTCGAAGTCACCACCGCACACGCTGACGACGTCGAAGTACTGTAGCGAAAGTCTACTACCTACACGCAGAACGAGTGGTGGAAGGAGGGAGTTTGTCGGTCGATTCGTGTTACGCGCTCACTGGAACGTAAACGAGAGTGCGAGCGGGGTGCCGTTGGTGAGATTGTCGCTCACCGGGCAGCGTTCTTCGACCGCCGAGAGCCACGTTTGGATGGTCTCGTCGGACGCGTCGACGGTGGCCGAGATGTCGACACGAATCTCTTCGTAGCCTGCGCGGGAGTCGTCGCTCATCCCCATGAACTTCGCGGGGTCGAGGTCACCCGCGATGTTGATTTCGAGGTCACGTACGTCGAGGTCCATCTCGCGGGCGACCTGGTGGGCGGTGACGTTCATGCACCCGGCGAGTGCACCGAGGAGGTACTCGACGGGGTTCGGGCCGACGTCGGTCCCACCGAGTGTGGCAGGTTCGTCGACGACGAACTCGAAGTCGCGGGTCGAGATGCGGGTCTTGGTGTGGCTTTCCGCCTGTGCGCTGACGTCGAAGGTGAGGATTCGAGACTGAGTTTCTGTGGACATATCTCAAAATTCACTCGCTACAGTATTAACCCCAATTAGCGCTTCTCAAGCTTCGAGAAGCGTGTTAGTGACTGTCTGGCCCGTCAAGTGGCGACACTCCCCTCACGCAGAATCGGACTGGTCGGCGAGGACGTCGTCGAGGCCCCACTCTTCGGCCCGAGTACGGGCCTCTCGTCTGGCCTCGGAGCGAATCGCCTCGATAGCCTCGGCGTCGGCGAGGAACGCCTCGACAGAACTCTGGTCGCGTCCCTCTTCGCGGCGGTAGTCGGGCGCTGCCGCTGTCGTTCGCTCGGCCAATCGTTCGTCGCCAGCGAGGGTGCGTGCCGGTTCGCCCGGCGGGACGCGAAACTCGACAGTCTCGTGTGCTTCTGCGAGTTCGTCGGCGTCGACGGCGTGGACTGTGACTCGGGTCGGGCCGGTGACGGCGAACCCGTCTAAGCCATCTCGTCCCCCACAGTCCCGTTCGGTGTCGTACGCGAGTACCGGGATACCGTCTTCGAAGGTGACGACGCCCCTCGTCGCTTCGCCGAGAAGGAGCGCATCCTGCGGTTCGAAGACGACGTATCCGGTGAGGCTCTCGTCGAGGACCGTTTCGAGCACCTCGCCCGGGTCGTCGACCACGCGTGACCTGAGAAGTGCGCCGCGCGGAATCCTCATACGCGGTCGGGGACGACGGCGCTCTTGAACCGCTCTGCGACGTCTCGACCGTCACCATCGCGCACGTCCAGTCGTGCTGCCGCCTCGCGAAAGGCGTCTGCCGCCGCGTCGTCCGGCGCGTGTGCCAACAGGGGTTCACCGGCCCGACGGGCGGCCCGGACGGCGTCACTCTCTGGAACCGACGCGAGAGTCTGTCCCCCGAAGTAGCGACTCGCCTGTTCGGCGATTCGGTCGACGTTCTCGTCCGGTCGGACGCGATTGAACACGACACCTGCCGTGTCGGTCCCGTACGAGTGGGCGTACTCCTGTACCTTCAGCCCGTCCGACAGTGACGGTACCGTCGGTTGCAAGACGACGACGATTCGGTCGGCGAGTACGATTGGTAAGACCGCACTCTTCGACCCGAGGGCGGCGGGCGAGTCGAGCAAGAGCACGTCGGTGTCGCGAGCGAGTTCGGCGACCACGTCACGGAGTCGTATCGGGTCTGCCGCTTCGAACGCGGCGAGACTCGTTCCACAGGGGACGACGGACATCCCGAATCGCTCGTAGACGGCGTCGTCGACGCTGGCGTCTCGGTCCTCGACGAGCAAGTCGTGGAGGGTCACGTCGGCGTCGTCCAGACCGGCGTGAAACAGCAGGTTCGCCATCCCCGTGTCGGCGTCGATGACGGTCACGTCGTACTCCTCGGCGAGCGCCATCCCCAGCGCGAGCGTACTCGTCGTCTTTCCCGTGCCGCCTTTCCCACTGGCGACGGCGAACGCCTCGACCATATCACCACGTGCCTGTCGTCTTCGCATAAGTGTTCGGAAGGATGGTTTACGTGCGCCGGCGAATCTCGACTCGTTTAGGAACAACAGTTATTGTTTTCGAGATGAGTCAAACAAACAGGAAATAATGGCTTCTGTTGCAATCGGAACGTTGTCTTTTGTGGTCGATGGGTCGACACTCGCCGTCTACGCGACGCTCGCAACCATCGCGCTCATCGTCTACCTGAATCTGTAACGGGTGCGTGTGCGCCCAGTCGGGCGAAAATCGTGGGACGAGTCGCCTCCTCAGACCGCTTCGGCGAGTGCGTCGAGGAGGCCGTCGTTCTCGT is drawn from Haloferax litoreum and contains these coding sequences:
- a CDS encoding chemotaxis protein CheD, which translates into the protein MKTFDFGDDDVESTREERLVGVSGYHVTSEGETLIAYGLGACIAIALWDTDSKVGALAHTLLPRQDTGLGASSGKYVDAAIQTMLREMVEAGAGYSTIEARLVGGADIFELKALGKGVGTKNVAVAREELDRLDVPIVAEATGGEHGRTVEFDTATGRLEVTTAHADDVEVL
- a CDS encoding OsmC family protein is translated as MSTETQSRILTFDVSAQAESHTKTRISTRDFEFVVDEPATLGGTDVGPNPVEYLLGALAGCMNVTAHQVAREMDLDVRDLEINIAGDLDPAKFMGMSDDSRAGYEEIRVDISATVDASDETIQTWLSAVEERCPVSDNLTNGTPLALSFTFQ
- a CDS encoding nucleotide-binding protein, with product MVEAFAVASGKGGTGKTTSTLALGMALAEEYDVTVIDADTGMANLLFHAGLDDADVTLHDLLVEDRDASVDDAVYERFGMSVVPCGTSLAAFEAADPIRLRDVVAELARDTDVLLLDSPAALGSKSAVLPIVLADRIVVVLQPTVPSLSDGLKVQEYAHSYGTDTAGVVFNRVRPDENVDRIAEQASRYFGGQTLASVPESDAVRAARRAGEPLLAHAPDDAAADAFREAAARLDVRDGDGRDVAERFKSAVVPDRV
- a CDS encoding chemotaxis protein CheC, with product MKLNVNALGTFYEMAREGAGLAATRLNSMSEFDSRVKVTRLHFTHRSEIRNELDDGGEKVGIRVTMDGELSGTSLLLFDHESALSVAGTLVDDVDDEATNELATSAIVELCHIMNSGFVDGWADVLQAEIDVSAPEYVIGDTATAFIDEDEFTNMHEELALVFQSQIETTGTEFGFEHYLIPEHDSISRLFETQTDDEGIEYEKLAGFDQMAQHGATRVAENLTRMTNIEMGVDIRRINFISLDAIPETVPNEPLVSVAFSFSGTLGGYLLFLFDPKSANELVAATVGESPGGGLGAFEQDAIKELSNVMTSGLLDGWANMLDATIDHSTPAYSHDMGAAVVDPLIVGLSEVQEFAFVFDTRIHAVDREFDVDIYAIPDESDLEAALDRLDARRIDESLEHDVEETEFEAQEFDADVVEEIAAGTFEEVDDL
- a CDS encoding chemotaxis protein CheC, whose translation is MNQSTTGQHRIDIEKLGVLNYLGELGVTGVESRLGKLAGKSTAVRSEVVKNGFVDEDSVDLAFPSEKRLGVRVGLNGVPHGCILVLFPPASAKRAVRMMLADTNEDVADVSNDMAVSSIVELGGMVANGFLDALADTFDQHIATWPPVTRNSQLPQIIERAVTDEDDRGLYLETKFHITSHDIDVELYLFPENEVFVEILNRLDMDTVAAGVES